The DNA region ACGATTGCTACCTTTTCTTTATGACTTTTTCCACTCTTGCTTTCTCTTTATGTTTTCTAATCTACTACAGTTGGTTTCATTTTTGGATaacactatatattttttttattaaagattgAGATTGCACCTGttgcaatttcttttgataGTTGAAAttgagagttgaaaaaaaaaattcaatctcaatccttgaataaaaaagtaaataattttttttttttttttaagtaagaaaGTAAAAGGTGAAAtgttaaagagagaaaagtttaTTTTAAGAGACTTGGGAGGAATTCCACTAGGTGCAACACCTCTCGATCCCTTAATAATTACTTCTATTGATCTTGGACAACCTATCCAATGTCcattaaatcaaaatttcaagccattaaaagaaaagaaaacttttttctaaaatataatttttattttaaaaaaaaaaacaaaaactggtTAGCTAAAATTACAGAACCATGAGTTTAGTGCAGTTCTCAGGGGCCCAACTTTTGGACATGGTCTTCCATTAGAATGATGATAAGACTGCAAAAATTTTCCAGCTAGTGGACAAAATTTCCAACTAAGCCTCTGTCCCACCCATTTTCTTTCGGTGCAGATGGGGCCCAACACTCATATTGTGCTTCACGTGCTCTTGATAGTATTGGTTGCTTTTTCTTTGCATTATTGtaccaagaaaatgaaaaagaaaactaaagacATTCGTCTTCATTAACTCAGTCCTCTTTCACAGCAACATTACATTACTTTCACTCACACTTCATCACTACAAGCCAATCCTCTCTTagctttcctctctctctctctctctctctctctctctctctcacagcaTTCCTTTCAGCCACTAAGAAGAAATGGCCGAAGCAATCCTCTTTGGTCTTGCAcagaaaatgattgaaaatcTGGGCTCTCAGACTTTCCAAGAGTTTGGATCACTCTGGGGTGTCGAAGGTGAGCTTGAAAAACTCAAGGACACTGTTTCCACAATCCAAGCTGTACTTCAGGATGCAGCGGAGCAGCAAAGTCATAACCATCAAGTCAAGCACTGGCTCGAAAAGCTTAACGATGCAGTTTATGACGCAGATGACCTGTTGAGTGAGTTCTCAGCTGAAGCTACAAGGCGAAGCATGGTGAGTAAGAATAAAGTTGCAAAAGAGGTACGCACTTGCTTTTCATGTTCAAACCCACTTGCTTTTCGTTATAAGATGAGTCGTAAAATAAAGGCAATGAGGCAAAAACTAAATGCGGCAGCAGAAAACAGGAAAAACTTTCACCTGAAAGAATTCCATGGAGAGACAAATGTTGTGAGAAGGAAGAGGGATCCAACTCACTCATTTGTACGTGAAGAAAAAGTTATTGGGAGGGAAGATGATAGAAAGGCTATCATAGGCCTATTATTTGACTCTAATGTAGAAGAGAATGTTTCGGTCATTCCCATTGTGGGGATCGGGGGCTTAGGGAAGACAACACTTGCTCAATATGTGTATAATGATGAGAAAGTCGaaaattattttgagttaaaaatGTGGGTATGCATTTCCGATGTCTTTGAGttgaaaataattattgaaAAGATAATAGGTAATGCACCTGGAAATCTGGAAATGGATGAATTGCAAAGGCAACTTCgtcaaaaaattgataaaaaaaaatacttactaGTATTGGATGATGTATGGAATGAAGACCGTGGAAAATGGctaaacttgatagatattttAATGGGTGGTTCAAAAGGAAGTAAGATTATAATAACCACTCGTAGTAGATTGGTTGCAAGGATTACACACACAGTTTCACCATACATTCTTAAAGGTCTCTCTGAAGATCGGTCATGGTTTTTATTTGAGCAAGTGGCATTTAGTAAGGGGCAAGTGACCAATAATCCTACATTAGTTACAATTGGAAGGGAGATTGTAAAAATATGTCAAGGGGTACCCCTTGCCATAATGTCCATAGGACATGTGTTATATTGTAAGGAAACAGAATCTGAATGGTTACTCGTGAAGAATAATTTACTAGCAAATGTAATTGAAGGAAATGagatttttccaattttaaaGTTGAGTTATGATAATCTCCCATCACatttaaaaagttgttttgCTTATTGCTCTTTGTTTCCCAAAGATTATGAGATGGATAAGGAAACAGTGATACAACTATGGATAGCACAAGGGTTTGTCCAAtcatcaaacaaaaatcaacaaTTAGAGGATGTTGGTGATGAGTATTTCAAGGATTTACTTTGGAGGTCCTTCTTTGAAGAAGTAAAGACTTACAAAGGCTTAAGATACAAGATGCATGATTTAATTCATGATCTTGCACAAGCTATTGCAGGTGAGGAGTGCAGGCTTGTTAGTTTTGATGGCagaaatattaatgaaaaaaatcgTCATGTATCATGTCCATTTTGCATTGACTCATCTTTTATTGAATCTTTAAGGTTTTTGGTTAAACCAGTCAAGGCATGTTCATTTCTTCTGACATTTAGTGAGATGTACTCCGGTGCCTTGGAGGAGTCAATGTTGAATACAATTATTTTGAGTTTCAAGAGCTTGCGTGCATTAGATTTACATGCATTGAAGATTACATCAATACCAAATTCTATAGGGAAGTTAATACATCTAAAGTATCTTGATGTTTCTTTTAATGAGGATATTGAAACTCTCCCTGACTCAATTACTACATTGTTGAATTTGCAAGTACTAAAACTTTATGATTGTAAAGGTCTTAACGAATTACCCAAAAAGTTTAGAGAATTGGTTAACCTCAAACATCTTTATAATCATGGTTGTGATAATTTGAGTCATATGCCTTGTGGATTAGGGCAAATGACTTCACTTCAAACATTACCATTATTCATTGTGAGCACCTCCTCCCACACTAGTGGATTAGGCGAATTGAAGGACCTAAACAACTTGCGAGGAACATTAGAGATCTCACATTTGGAACGGTTGGAAGAAACTAACTCAGAATCCATTGTTGTGAATTTAAGGGAGAAGCAACATCttgaaaaattgataataaaatggGATCATCAAGATCAAGTAGATAATAATGAAGATGAGAAGTTATTAGAAGACCTCCAGCCACACCAAAATCTCAAACATTTGGAAGTGCATCAGTACAAGGGTGTGAAATTTTCAAGTTGGATCTCTTCTCTCATAAATCTTGTTGATTTAGGGATAATGAGTTGTAAGAGATGCCGATATCTGCCATCATTGTCTCATCTCCCCTCTTTAAAATCTCTAAGGCTTGACACGATGAATGATTTGGAGTACATATCCGATAATGATATGAGTAAAGAGGTGCCTGCTTCATCCACAACAATATCAACAACGTTCTTCCCATCTTTAAAGTCACTCACAATAGAGAAATGTCCTAATTTGAAGGGATGGTGGGGGAGAACAGGGAGGGATTTAGTTGCAACAACATCTGCGTCAACACCAGATCATCAACAAGATCAGTCTCACATCTCACTGCCTTtatttcctcttctttcttctttgcgGATTCGTAATTGCCCTGAAATGACTTCCATGCCCCTGTTTCCCAATCTCGAAGAAACTCTATATTTAACGAATGTCAGTTTGAAGCCTTTGCAAGAGACAATGTCAGTTTCCTCCTCTTCATtatcctcttcttctcctctctccaaATTAAATAAGATGGAATTGTATTCTATAGAACATATAGAGTCTCTTCCGGCTGAGTGGGCACTATATTCTCTCAAGTATCTAGATATTTGGAATTGCCCTAGACTAACATCTATGTCTGGAGCGGTGCGTAATCTCACCTCCCTCTGTTCGCTATCAATTGGCAATTGCGAGGAGTTCGATCCATTAAGAGACATGCATGATGATGGCATGGAATGGCGATGCCTCAATTGCCTCCGTGATTTAGATTTCACAGGCATTCCGAAACTGAAGTCTCTCCCTGTGGGTCTTCAATGTATTTCCACCCTAAAAAAGCTCACCATTTCAAACTGTCCCAATTTAATGACTTTGCCGGAGCTCACCTCACTTGAATCTCTTTGGATTTGTAGATGCGAGCCTAATCTGACATCACTTCTTGAGATTAGTTGTCTCACTTCTTTACGGTGGCTGTGGATTGATGACTTTCCCAATTTGATTACTTTCCCCGAATCAATTAGGAATCCAATCTCACTTGAAAAACTTTACATTTACAACTGTCCCAATCTCACAACACTACCCGATGATGGTTTTCTCAAGTCTTTACGAAATCTGAGAATTGTGGAGTGTCCTCAGTTagaggaaaaatacaaaaataaaatcgaAAAGGATTTCCCTAATTTGGAAATCAAATGGAACCGGGGGTGAGACCACACCAGCAAACAGCTCTACTTCGTCTTCTGCAACGGCCACTCCCCTCTTTCACTTGGTACGCATTCTATGCTTTCAAAACAAACTGAGCTTTTTCTCTATGCTACGTTGATTTCCATATATTTAATTAGAATCTGTCACTTTTTCGAATTCTATTCTTTAAAAATCAgagacttttatttatttattttgtttaggtTTTCTGGTAATCAAAAATCAGAGATTttcttgttaaattttattgatcttttagcaaccaattttatttacactgctcatttttgtttttttttactaataaaaaatttgtaatgttTTTGACTCAGAATGAAAGGAGCTGTATGTATCTGGGCATACTCAGAACCATATGAAAAAGTGCAACAAGTCAACAGCTAAGGTGATTATCTTATTTTGGGTTCATTCTTTTTCCCTCACGTAAAATTTCATTCTAGATATGAATCTCATACTAAGAGGGGACCCAAGAGGGAAGATGCATAAATCCACATTTGTTTGTTCATTCTATTGATTTCTatctttatataaattataaaatgacaCTTTTATGTTGCGTTCTTTAGGCGAAGTATACTCGGGAAGGCAGTACTCAATTTCAAGCGCTTAACTTCTTCAAAAAAGCTACACTCTCTTGTTGTTTGATGGTCAGGGGAAGCATTGGGAACCCCAATTTCTTTCTTCGGAGCCCTTCTTTTCCTGCCCCCCTCCCTGGCACAGTGCTTTGCTTCCACCCTTGTCATATATTCCATACATCACACTAAATAGATTGAAGTCTGGCActtgttgatattttgataacaTCTGGTGAGAGATCATTATTTGGCAACCACCATCTAGGAAGCGGTTTTATATTCaggtatttattattttgtttgcttcaactctttattattactacctatttatatcaaaaaacaaaatatccaGATATGGTTTTTTGGGTTCTTACATAATTGCTGGTTTTTGTTCACTGTACAATGATAACTtagtttggattaaaaaaatcaattgaattCTCACATCGAATGCATAGTCCTCTTTTTTGTAAACCAAACTGACATGAAACATGATATTAGAaactttgttttatgtttttttcttcacttttttcgAATGATTCCAGGCAGAAATTGGAGGGAAATGGTCCAAGACTGCTCGAATCCTTAATTGAATGTATTTCAGAAGGAAATGGTCCACTATTACTACAGGTCCATTCATCTCCTTTAAATTAAGTTTTCTTTGTAGATAAATTATCCAAATTCCTCTTGTTTTCCTTCAATTAGAAGTATAATTTTTGTGCAGTATATGGAATATTAAAACAGACCAGAGTTTGTGATCTCCAAAGCGAGTCGATACTCCAATTATGTAAGCCtctaatgaaaaagttgttggaaaatctttttttttttttcctttcatttatATGCTTATTTTCGTATGTTCTAAAACTTATTTCAGGTAGTTTGGCATGGATAAAGATCACAACTAGGTGTTAACGGAAGGGTTGTTCCATTTCAAGAATGGCTTCATTATGCTCGCAGCTGATTCCTTGGATATTTGACAACTTTTTAATGAAgctattgaaaattttcaacctAATAGGTAATTATTTCAACTCactatatttatttcttaattaaaacaAGTAGGCAACGATTCTCAGTTTTTAGCTTTAGTTTCTGTAACTCACTTCACTCTGTAACCATATGAATCATAAAATGAGTAATAAAAATCATGTTCTCTACAATGcaactataaatttttatttagttttatctCAGTAAATTGTTATCTGGGAACtgggaagggaaaaaaaaatgtttttcactTAGGTAGATGCTTCATAACATCAAtattattgagaaaaaaaaaatcttgagaTCTGGTCAGTTGATCAGAGGGATTTAACGCCACTACTTTCTTACATTCATGCGTCTCCTTTCTAAGTTCGCTTTGAATTTACCAAATACTGGCTCTCTTCATTCTTCCTTTTTGTTTCAGGTTTAGTGAACTTATCAGTTATTGAATTCTGTATGCAGGAACTTTGAATTTGGAAACAGACAGTTTTTAGTGAATTTACAGCAACTACAAGAAGATAAATAGGTGCATATCTTACTCCTATCTTTATATATCTTATTACATAGATTAGGTTACAGGGTtcacttgttttgaatttttggaaatttgattGCAAGATAGTAGAAATAGTATTATTTTcctatcttttccttttccttaaGTTAATTCTCAAACTTATTTTTGATAGGTTGAATCAGATGAAGACTGTACCTTGGTGTTAGCAACAAGATTACTGCCTATCTTCAGTTAAAGTTCAATTTCAGGGTGACTGGTTCTTAGACTTTTCAGCCACCCTTTGTGAAACCTAAGCTGATTGCAAACATTTATCTTAGTGTAATTGTTTCAATAACAAAACAAGcttgtgatgattttttttttttttttaatgcttttcaAATTGGAACCCTTTTACCAATATACATTACTGTACTTTAAAGCATCCATATGAACTTAATTATAAGAACTATCTTGAGAAATATTTTACAGGGATTAAACATCTAGAATATGCCAATTATCAAGAAGAATCAGATAATCTGAAGAAATTTCTGTGGAAATCTGATGATGGGATGTATTGCTTGGATAGTTTCAGGATTTGAGAAGCTGATGCAGCTAAGGTACCAGTAAAACTTGTCTATAATCAAATATTATGTTTGATCATAATCAAATATTATGTTTGATCATAATCAAATTTGAAGAATCCTGAGTTGTGACATGTAAATATATAAGGAATAGGTAATGAACCTTATATACTTCTGTTATGTGTTTCCTATGCAGTTCTTGAGGCTGGAGATGGAGTATTTGAGGTACGTCCTACCTTGGCCGACACTCATCTAGGAGGTGATGATTTCAACAAGGTTGAAACAAGATAAATTAGTAGATCTTTAGCTTATATTCTCTGTTTTCTGATTTATTGTTAGCTGTTACTAAATTACACACTTACattctataattttaaatagagAATAAACTTTAAGAAAGATGAAGGCATAGATCTTCTGAATGACAGGCAAGCTCTACAATGTCTCATAGAGACTGCTGAGAAAGCGAAGATGGAGCTGTCATCTCTGACTCAAACCAATAATATTAGGTATGTGGCTGTTTCTATGCCTTCTTTCTTTAAgttgatctctctctctttgccatAATCACAGAGAAAAACATTTGCTTTTCCAGTTTACCTTTCATTATCGCCATTCGGATGGCCCAAAACACATTGACACCATGCTGACTAGTGTCAAATTTGAAGAACTGTGTTCAGATTTGTTAGACAGGTATGCCTTTTGACAATTGAAATTATTAGACATATGTAATAtgactgtatttttttttatctccatCACTtcagttttctttcttttgattttgaactctctttttctctcatctgGTAGTCTAATTGCGTGCTTAAGTTCTCTGGATTACAACTCATAAGCTTTAAGCACCAGTTGAAACTTCCTTGAGAGATGCAAAGTTTTCCAAAGATATGGATGTAATTCAAATTGTATCCCAGCTGTTTAGGAGCTGAAAAATATGGATGAAGTTTTTGTTCTTGGGGCTGTAGTTCAGGTTTGTCCTTTTCTTGTTATTATCTAAttcaacttattatttttttgttactttcaTTTCCAGACTCTGTGTTTTTTTGCTGGAGAAGTTAATGACATTGTGCTCTTGGATGTCTCACCATAGAAGGACTTGAAACTTTGGGTGGTGTCAACTTCACCAACTTCCAAATCAGAGGTGTTCTCCACCGCAGCAGATGGACAGACCAGTGAAGAGATTAATGTCTATCAGGGTGAGAGAGAGTTTGTGAGGGACAACCAGTGCTAGCACCATGCCAAGTGATGGGGTATGTATTTGCAAAAACTGTTGTTTTGAAGAGAATTTGGGTTTTGCTCAAACTAGATATATCAAGTTTTAGTTCTTAACAGAAGGCATGAATTAGAATCTGGTGGTTGAGGACGTTGTGGCTAGAGATATTATTAGAATGATTTTGAATAAGCCTAAAACCCAACTCTCTTAGCTAACtataattaatttatctatttgagaaataactaattatatatcaagaaaaatttaGACCACTAGTGGAATATGCTGTTTTCTTATATTATAGTTCTAGAACCATAGCCATCGGCAGTGGCTGCAAATCCACCCTCCCCCCTCCTGTTTATGTTCTAATTAGTGTGTAGACTGAAAAatgcttttatttcttcattttttttaacttcaatgttttttttcttataatttatattgtagCACAAGAAGCTtcttgtttttatatttataacgTCTTTCAATGATGTTACCATGTTCTACAAAGAACctacatctttcttttctttctgaaaTCTCGGCATTTCAAGCATAtatgtttttcaatttaaaaaaataaaaaaatggaaaaattcactttttttattagtaC from Quercus lobata isolate SW786 unplaced genomic scaffold, ValleyOak3.0 Primary Assembly Scq3eQI_2025, whole genome shotgun sequence includes:
- the LOC115973228 gene encoding putative disease resistance protein RGA3 translates to MAEAILFGLAQKMIENLGSQTFQEFGSLWGVEGELEKLKDTVSTIQAVLQDAAEQQSHNHQVKHWLEKLNDAVYDADDLLSEFSAEATRRSMVSKNKVAKEVRTCFSCSNPLAFRYKMSRKIKAMRQKLNAAAENRKNFHLKEFHGETNVVRRKRDPTHSFVREEKVIGREDDRKAIIGLLFDSNVEENVSVIPIVGIGGLGKTTLAQYVYNDEKVENYFELKMWVCISDVFELKIIIEKIIGNAPGNLEMDELQRQLRQKIDKKKYLLVLDDVWNEDRGKWLNLIDILMGGSKGSKIIITTRSRLVARITHTVSPYILKGLSEDRSWFLFEQVAFSKGQVTNNPTLVTIGREIVKICQGVPLAIMSIGHVLYCKETESEWLLVKNNLLANVIEGNEIFPILKLSYDNLPSHLKSCFAYCSLFPKDYEMDKETVIQLWIAQGFVQSSNKNQQLEDVGDEYFKDLLWRSFFEEVKTYKGLRYKMHDLIHDLAQAIAGEECRLVSFDGRNINEKNRHVSCPFCIDSSFIESLRFLVKPVKACSFLLTFSEMYSGALEESMLNTIILSFKSLRALDLHALKITSIPNSIGKLIHLKYLDVSFNEDIETLPDSITTLLNLQVLKLYDCKGLNELPKKFRELVNLKHLYNHGCDNLSHMPCGLGQMTSLQTLPLFIVSTSSHTSGLGELKDLNNLRGTLEISHLERLEETNSESIVVNLREKQHLEKLIIKWDHQDQVDNNEDEKLLEDLQPHQNLKHLEVHQYKGVKFSSWISSLINLVDLGIMSCKRCRYLPSLSHLPSLKSLRLDTMNDLEYISDNDMSKEVPASSTTISTTFFPSLKSLTIEKCPNLKGWWGRTGRDLVATTSASTPDHQQDQSHISLPLFPLLSSLRIRNCPEMTSMPLFPNLEETLYLTNVSLKPLQETMSVSSSSLSSSSPLSKLNKMELYSIEHIESLPAEWALYSLKYLDIWNCPRLTSMSGAVRNLTSLCSLSIGNCEEFDPLRDMHDDGMEWRCLNCLRDLDFTGIPKLKSLPVGLQCISTLKKLTISNCPNLMTLPELTSLESLWICRCEPNLTSLLEISCLTSLRWLWIDDFPNLITFPESIRNPISLEKLYIYNCPNLTTLPDDGFLKSLRNLRIVECPQLEEKYKNKIEKDFPNLEIKWNRG